One window from the genome of Thermus sediminis encodes:
- a CDS encoding 3D domain-containing protein: protein MRGCLLVLFLFAMAGAFAQAGQKRLILQATAYTSSVYETVGDPFVTASGMRTRLGVLAVSRDLFPALPFGTKVRLRDLGTVHGRGKGEFNYLFEGRLFVVADLMNRRWRQRVDVWLPDRATALRFGLRLVELEVVEYPRR, encoded by the coding sequence ATGCGGGGCTGCCTCCTTGTCCTCTTTTTGTTCGCCATGGCAGGGGCGTTTGCCCAAGCCGGCCAGAAGAGGCTCATCCTTCAGGCCACCGCCTACACTTCTAGCGTGTATGAGACCGTGGGAGACCCTTTTGTGACCGCTTCCGGGATGCGCACCCGGCTTGGGGTTTTGGCGGTAAGCCGGGATCTCTTCCCGGCACTCCCTTTTGGCACCAAGGTGCGCCTTAGGGACCTGGGCACCGTCCACGGCCGGGGCAAGGGGGAGTTCAACTACCTCTTTGAGGGCCGCCTCTTCGTGGTAGCTGACCTCATGAACCGCAGGTGGCGCCAGCGGGTGGACGTCTGGCTCCCCGACCGGGCCACCGCCTTGCGCTTTGGCCTCCGGCTGGTGGAGCTGGAAGTGGTGGAGTATCCTAGGCGCTAA